A region from the Coregonus clupeaformis isolate EN_2021a unplaced genomic scaffold, ASM2061545v1 scaf0101, whole genome shotgun sequence genome encodes:
- the LOC121552958 gene encoding glycoprotein integral membrane protein 1-like, with product MAMKRTSIYALCVLFMSLIFAESPPRQLNTESILINVTAGPLDDTQVQESNNLQINLNISVDEDQVLINDIPVELSGVTRLNCQALLLDTTNGTSEFESGDYVSTVTRVMVSQNRLWSDSEEVVSLQVFSEVIEMEGKKVQQPEMCEVKILMSPNFQTLAQYTNTYPIGHSEIFRIPRENDVVITDPTNPKKAEDQVMSQTTSHYPLKHADTTQEETAAPGKLPETPLRMDPDLLYDNNDEGDDLGGLSDQMQTEAPLKESISSYSAMCRWVEEVRDRLRRFWSESLPLFFLVMWVVVIGVVGSAVIVKILDMFFPTCEHKGIFHLNPVTLMLEDEKHTLLENIEIEAEEEKRPSMKTEEG from the exons ATGGCGATGAAACGAACATCAATTTATGCTCTATGTGTACTGTTTATGTCATTAATTTTTGCTGAGTCGCCACCTCGGCAATTAAACACG GAAAGCATTCTGATCAATGTGACAGCAGGGCCATTGGATGATACACAGGTGCAGGAGTCCAACAACTTGCAG ATCAACTTGAATATTTCAGTGGATGAAGATCAGGTGCTCATCAATGACATCCCTGTGGAGTTGTCAGGGGTGACCAGGTTGAACTGCCAAGCCTTGCTGT TGGATACCACCAATGGCACAAGTGAATTTGAATCTGGTGACTATGTCTCCACTGTCACCCGGGTGATGGTGAGCCAGAATCGCCTGTGGAGTGATTCAGAAGAGGTGGTGTCTCTCCAAGTGTTCAGCGAGGTCATCGAGATGGAGGGGAAAAAG GTCCAGCAGCCAGAAATGTGTGAAGTGAAGATACTGATGAGCCCCAATTTCCAGACGCTTGCTCAGTATACCAACACCTATCCCATTGGACACAGCGAGATTTTCAGGATCCCAAGGGAAAATGATGTGGTCATCACAGATCCAACAAATCCTAAAAAAG CTGAAGACCAAGTGATGTCCCAGACCACCAGTCATTACCCTCTGAAGCATGCTGACACCACCCAGGAGGAGACTGCTGCCCCAGGCAAGCTCCCAGAGACTCCCCTTCGCATGGACCCAGACCTGCTGTATGATAACAATGATGAGGGTGATGACTTGGGAGGGCTGTCGGATCAGATGCAGACAGAGGCACCGCTCAAAGAATCTATCTCTTCTTACAGT GCCATGTGTCgatgggtggaggaggtgagggaCCGCTTGCGACGCTTCTGgtctgagtccttgcccctgttCTTCTTGGTCATGTGGGTGGTGGTGATTGGTGTGGTTGGGTCAGCGGTCATTGTCAAGATCCTGGACATGTTCTTCCCAACATGCGAACACAA GGGAATTTTCCATTTAAATCCTGTGACTCTGATGCTGGAAGATGAGAAACACACCCTGCTGGAGAACATTGAaatagaggcagaggaggagaaaaGGCCTTCAATGAAAACTGAAGAAGGATGA